TGCTGATAGCTCGCAAGGGCCCGCCCCGCGTCCCCGCTCTCCCCCCGACGAAGATAGAAGTCCCCCAGCTTGTTCAGCGACACCGACAGATCGCGCGCCAGGAAGCCCGGGGCGGTGCCGCCCAACACCGCCCGTTCGAGCCTCGAGCGAACCCCTTCCAGAACCTGACCCCGTTTCTTCTCGGCCGCCCCGGAGACTGCCAGCCTAGCCTCGACCTGGAACAGGAGAAGCCCGGCTGCAAGACAGAGCCCCACCGGGTCCATGTAGTTCTCGTCGAGGCATCCGAGCGCCCATTCGACCGGATCGGAGCCGTCGCCCGTGGGCATTCCGGTCTCGATCGCGCCGGCGAGGGCGGTCGCCGCCCCCTCCATCTCCGCCGTCCCGAGCTCGAGCCCCGCGAGATACTCCGCACCACCCGAGCGATCCCCCCATCCCAAGACATGGACCATCGTCTCGGTCGCCCGGAGCGGGTCGTCCACGGGAAGAGATCGGAGGTGATCCGCCGCGTGCCGGTGAAGCGCGCAGCGCGTGTCCGGATCCGCCAGGTAGCGGGCGAGCGCCCCCTCGCGAAGGCCCGCGTGGAAGAAGTCCCAGAGACCGGCCGCACCGCGCCGCACGAGGTGGCGGCCCAGCGAGCGTCGCACTCCGGCGAACGCGAGATCGGTCCACGGCGCGCACGCGACCTTCGGCACGAGAGCCTCAAGATCGCTCTCCCGCCAACCGTTTCTTCCGACCGCGATGAGGACGATCAACGCGTGCGTGAATTCCCGGCCGAAGGTCCGCTCCGCGCGATCGAGCAGCTCGCCGTAGATCGCCTGTACGGAGGAGGGCAGCTCTTCCGCGACCGAGGAGAGAAGCGCCTCCATCCGCTCCCCGCGGCGAAGGTGCGTGAACTCGCGTTCGGCCCGGGCGTAGTCGTCCGCCTCGAGAAGGTTCATCTCCTGAAGAGCGAGCTCCAGCCAGAGCGGGTTTCCGTGGGCGGGTACCCCGCCGTCCGTCTGCTTGTCGAGAAGCTTCTTGAGCGCGGCTGCGTTCGGCTCGCGGTGGTAGCGTTCCTCGAAGACCTTCCACGCGATCCGGTGGGCCTCCTCGCGCGTGATTGAATGCACGATCCGAAGATCCGCTCGCCGGGGAGCCCGGGTGAGGGACAGCGTCTCCTCGCCGGAGATGGCGGTCGCCAAGAGCTGTGTGTTCTCCGGCCACGGCTTCGGGAGCCAGGTAAGAAAGCGGGCCCGGTTCGTCCGTTCGAACTGGTTCAGCGCGTCCAGGAGGACGACCACGCGCGTCCTGGCGGCGGCCCTCCCGAGAAGCGAGGCGAACACCTCGTCGATCCTCTCGTTATCGATCCCAGCCCGGCTTTCCGCGGATCCCGCCTCCGGCTGGATTGATGAGCCGGCGGATGAAGCGCGCTCCGGCTGGCCGCTTGCTCCTCCCGCGACGCTCAAGGGGTCTTCCACGCCGAGGAAAGCGGACAGCTCGCGCACCCAGCGCCGGAGCATCCGATCGACCTGATCAGAACCGGCGTAGATGCCCGCCGCGTGGGCGAGGACGAGAAGCTCCCCGCGCCGCTCCCTAACCTTGAGATCGAGGTAGAGGCGGGCGAAGAGGGCGCTCTTTCCCATGCCCGAGGCGCCGGT
This genomic interval from Candidatus Eisenbacteria bacterium contains the following:
- a CDS encoding DUF4062 domain-containing protein, whose product is MANSIPQEPVHSGRADFGERPIVSRPLFFSSTFRDMHAERDLLRDDAFLELNERLRGRRHELNVVDLRQGVETGRFKDEAERELVVLQVCLNEIDRTRPFLVGLIGDCYGWIPPAERMEAAARAAGFSADVVGRSVTELELLYAFVRDPEQRGRSRIYIRAMDYAGMPEEVRETYDERFAPRNGTADERRAAEERREKLEVLKKRLREEFPERVRTYTARWDAARGSVTGLGDLRDQVVEDLWTDLDAHTRAYEEEGPRTWQEADTLALEDFVAGRMRHFLDRPAVTGPALEFLLGPPRGDRSGPWGLCLTGASGMGKSALFARLYLDLKVRERRGELLVLAHAAGIYAGSDQVDRMLRRWVRELSAFLGVEDPLSVAGGASGQPERASSAGSSIQPEAGSAESRAGIDNERIDEVFASLLGRAAARTRVVVLLDALNQFERTNRARFLTWLPKPWPENTQLLATAISGEETLSLTRAPRRADLRIVHSITREEAHRIAWKVFEERYHREPNAAALKKLLDKQTDGGVPAHGNPLWLELALQEMNLLEADDYARAEREFTHLRRGERMEALLSSVAEELPSSVQAIYGELLDRAERTFGREFTHALIVLIAVGRNGWRESDLEALVPKVACAPWTDLAFAGVRRSLGRHLVRRGAAGLWDFFHAGLREGALARYLADPDTRCALHRHAADHLRSLPVDDPLRATETMVHVLGWGDRSGGAEYLAGLELGTAEMEGAATALAGAIETGMPTGDGSDPVEWALGCLDENYMDPVGLCLAAGLLLFQVEARLAVSGAAEKKRGQVLEGVRSRLERAVLGGTAPGFLARDLSVSLNKLGDFYLRRGESGDAGRALASYQ